TGTTGGTGTTTGTGCTGGTGTTTGTGTTGGTGTTTGTGCTGgtgttgctgtttgttttatttttgctgttggtgtttgtgttggtgtttgtgctggtgtttgtgttggtgtttttgttggtgttgctgtttgctttatttctgctgttgctgttggtgctggtgtttgtgctggtgtttgtgtttgtgttggtgttgctgtttgttttatttttgctgttggtgtttgtgctggtgtttgtgctggtgtttgtgctggtgtttgtgctggtgtttgtgctggtgtttgtgctggtgtttgtgttggtgttgctgtttgctttatttctgctgttgctgttggtgtttttgttggtgttgctgtttgttttatttttgctgttgctgttggtgttggtgtttgtgctggtgtttgtgctgctgttggTGTTGGTGTTGgtgttgctgtttgttttatttttgctgttgctgttggtGCTGgtgtttttgttggtgtttgtgttggtgtttgtgttggtgtttgtgttggtgtttgtgttggtgtttgtgttggtgtttgtgttggtgttgctgtttgctttatttttgctgttgctgtttgtgttggtgtttgtgctggtgttgctgtttgttttatttttgctgttggtgtttgtgttggtgtttgtgttggtgtttgtgctggtgttgctgtttgttttatttttgctgttgctgttggtgttggtgtttgtgctggtgttgctgtttgctttatttttgctgttgctgttggtgttggtgtttgtgctggtgtttgtgttggtgttgctgtttgctttatttctgctgttgctggtttttttcaccttccctcccagcagacTGGGGGGCACAGGAGACAAGTTTTACCCTCTTACCCccaacacaaaccccaaattacCGCGGGACCCGatccccacaaaccccaaattacCGCGGGACCCGATCTCCAGTGCCCCCCACAGGgacactgtccccactgtcacccTCAGGGTCCCTCCAGGTGTCCCCgtcccctcctgcctgtcccacccCGAATTTCCAGCCCAGCCGGGTGTGTCCCTGGGCCGGGCCGTTCCCGGGAATCCTCCCAGAGCCGCGAATTCCCAAAAACCGGGAATTGCCGAGCCCTGGAGCCGCAGGGGACGCGCTGTTCCCGTTGTGTTTGTGCTCAGGCTCGGCAGGAACGCGCTGGGCgctgccagagctccctgtTATCGCTGCCGCTGCCAAGAATTCGCTTCCCGACAAGGACACATTCCTTGGGGCCACGGGAAGGATCCCGAGAGGGACGAGTTTTGTCCTGCTGGACCCCCAGTCAGcgctggtttggggtgggggcagaggggacaggagctggggacCCCCAGGGATTCACATCCCTGGTTTAGGGGTGAAGGGACCCCCAGGGGGATTCACATCCCTGGTTTAGGGAGGTGAAGGGACCCCTAGGAGGATTCACTCATGATTTGGGGATAAAGGGACCCCCAGGGGGATTCACATTTCTGGTTTGAGGGTGAAGGGACCCCAGGGGGATTCACTCATGATTTGGGGATAAAGGGACCCCCAGGGGGATTCACATTTCTGGTTTGAGGGTGAAGGGACCCCAGGGGGATTCACatccctggttttggggtgtggcagaggggacaggagctggggagccCCAGGGATTCACATTTCTGATTTGGGGGTGAATTGACCCCCAAGGGGATTCATATCCCTGATTTGGGGATAAAGGGACCACAGGAGGATTCACATTTCTGGTTTGGGGGTGAATTGACCCCCAAGGGGATTCACTCATGATTTGGGGGTGAAGGGACCCCAAGGGGATTCACATCCCTGATTTttggggatggcagcagggacaggagctggggggTGAAGGAACTCCAGGGGGATTCACATTTCTGGTTTGGGGGATGAATTGACCCCCAAGAGGATTCACATTTCTGGTTTGGGGGTGAATTGACCCCAGGGGGATTCACTCATGATTTGGGGCGTGAAGGGACCACAGGGGGattcacatttctggttttggggGTGAATTGACCCCCAGGAGGATTCATATCCCTGATTTTTGGGGatgacagcagggacaggagctggggggTGAAGGAACTCCAGGGGGATTCACATTTCTGGTTTGGGGGactggcagaggggacaggagctggggatCCCCAGGGATTCACATCCCTTGATTTTGGGAGTGAATTGACCCCCAAGAGGATTCACATCCCTGGTTTAGGGGAGTGAAGGGACCCCAGGGGGATTCACTCGTGATTTGGGGATAAAGGGACCCCAGGGGGATTCACATCCCTGATTTGGGGATGAATTGACCCCCAAGAGGATTCACATTTCTGGTTTGGGGGTGAAGGGACCCCAGGGGGATTCACATCCCTGGTTTTGGAGTGAATTGACCCCCAAGAGGATTCACATTCCTGGTTTTGGGgggtggcagaggggacaggagctggggagccCCAGGGATTCACATTTCTGATTTGGGGATGAATTGACCCCCAAGAGGATTCACATCCCTGATTTGGGGATGAAGAGACCCCAGGGGGATTCACATCCCTGGTTTAGGGGGGTGAAGGGACCCCAGGAGGATTCACTCGTGATTTGGGGATAAAGGGACCCCAAGAGGATTCACATCCCTGATTTGGGGATGAAGAGACCCCCAGGAGGATTCACATCCCTGGTTTGGGGGTGAATTGACTCCCAAGGGGATTCACATTTCTGGTTTGGGGGTGAATTGACCCCAGGGGGATTCACTCATGATTTGGGAGGTGAAGGGACCACAGGGGGATTCACATCCCTGGTTTTGGGGGTGAATTGACCCCCAAGAGGATTCACATCCCTTATTTGTGGGGTGAAAGGACCCCAGGGGGATTCACTCGTGATTTGGGGATAAAGGGACCCCAGGAGGATTCACTCGTGATTTGGGGATAAAGGGACCCCAGGGGGATTCACATCCCTGATTTGGGGGTGAATTGACCCCCAGGGATTCACATCCCTGATTTGGGGATGAAGAGACCCCCAAGAGGATTCACATCCCTGGTTTGAGGGGTGAAAGGACCCCAGGGGGATTCACTCATGATTTGGGGATAAAGGGACCCCCAGGGGGATTCACATCCCTGATTTTGCTGGATCTGGGACAGGAGGGCTCCAGGGAACCAGGATGGGGCTCTGTGCTCACCTCACCCTCCCTCAGTGATGCTCAGTGTGGGGACAGAGGTTTGGATTCATCAGTTTGTCCCCAAAAATTCAGAccagggaggtggcagctcTCAGTGCCCCCCTGGAGCAGAAAAACCCCACGGGAGGAGCTGAGCTTCCCCAAAATGTGGCTTTTCATCCTCACCTTTGTGATTCCAGGGGCTGCAGATCCCAATTTCCAGAGCCAGTGACCCCAGGACTTTCCCCCACACCCACCTCTCCATCCCAGAATTTTGTTTTGGAAGGTGGGGATGGAGCAAATCTCACCTGCACAAACCTCTGGGTGAATCTGGAGAGTCCCAAGGGTCCCACAGGGGTCTCTGAGAAGGGGAGACAAAAATTGATACTCAGTGCtccaaggagaaaataaaattggtAATGCCCCAAGGAGACAAAAAATTGATACCCAGGTGACCCCTGGATAAAGGAGCCAAGGTTGGGATggttttttggaattttttggaattttttggaatttttttgggttggaagtttcttttaaaagccaCCTCCTGCTCAAGAGCTCTGTCCTTTCTGCCTTGGGATGTACCAGGgcatctctgggcaacctgttccaggctcttattataaattaaaaaaattcaataaaaaattcaattaaaaattcaataaaaaattcaataaaaaaattaaataaaaaatttcttccctaaGTCCAACCTTTTAGTTTAAACCCCTCACAGCTCATCCTGCTTCCAAATCCCTTTTTTGAGGCTCAGGGTCCTGCAgagtgttataaatgagaaataaaatctcaatatttagcaaaatttagattggaGAGTGGGTTTAATCATGTATTTCCCTTGATCTAGGcccatgttcttttcttattttaagtattctcCAGTTTTAAgtaatattatattatattatattatattatattatattatattatattatattatattatattatattatattatattatattatattatattatattatattatattatattatattatattatattatatattatattatattatattatattatattatattatattatattataattatattatattatattataattatattatattatattatattataattatattatattatattatattatattatattatattatattatattatattatattatattatattatattatgttatatttttctatattcCTCAAACTCCAAAACTTGCATGATTAACACgaataatttaataatatatttccCTTGATCTAGATCCACGTTCTTTTCTTAAGTATTCTCCAATTTTAAGTatctattttattctattatatattgttatgttatgttatatattttctattattctattctattctattctctTATATGttctattattctattctattctattctattctattctattctattctattctattctattctattctattctattctattctattctattctattctattctattctattctattctattctattctattctattctattctattctattctattctattctgtATTCAGTACTCttcaaactccaaaacttctagATTAACGAATCATTTATCAATGACCACAGGGGGATGCTCGGTGCCGGGGGAGGGTTCAGAGGGATCGGTGAGCGGGGGCACCACCAGAATTTTGGGGGATCTCGGGGTGGGGGTAAAGCGTTTCCCCAAAATCAGACGGAAGCGGAGGCGGGAAAACGCGGCCACGCCCCCCATCCTGGCCACGCCCCTCCCGCCTTGGCCACGCCCCTCCCGCCCTGGCCACGCCCCTCCCGCCCTGGCCACGCCCCTCCCGCCCTGGCCACGCCCCGCGGCGTCACCGCCGCCCGTTATATAACCGAgcgcgccgctcccgcccgctccccgccggcCGCTCGCACCGGGCGCCATGTTCGCCGCCAAGCCCAAAACCGTCATCGGCTTCAACCTTTACtgcggcggctccgcggggctCGGTACCGGCGGGCCGGGCCTGCCGGGAACGGGGCAGCACCGGGaccccgcggccgccgctcccTCCGCCGCCGCCATCGCCTCAGGCGCGGGGCCCTCCGGCGCCGACCCCCCCCGCGCGCTGATTGGCCGAGGCGCCGCGGCGCGATCGCTGATTGGCTGCGGCGCGGCTCTCTGGCGCCCCGAGCAGGAGCTGGACGGCTGCGAGCCCGAGCccgagcgcggccccgccgagGATTCGCCGCCCGGGAccccccccgggccccccgATGGTTTACGGCAGGATTCGCTGGAGCTCATCGCTCGTTACCTGCGGGAGgttgctggggaggaggagccgagcaagaaaaagctttttccgGGACTTCTGGCCGGTCCCGGGCGGCCCGGAGCGGCGGGGGATGCGGTGATGGAGAAAGCGCTGGAAACGCTGCGGAGGGTCGGTGATGGAGTGATGCAGAAACACGAGCTCGCTTTTCAAGGTGTGTGTCTGTCGTTCCCGACCCCCCCGTTCCCTCTTTTGGGGTGACTTGCGGAGCCCGatgtgggtttggggagggggcgcggCGCTGGGGACGATGCTCTCGTTGTTGGGGTGGGATGTCGGCTCGGTTCGGAAAGGGTTAAATAAAGCAGCTGGGTAGAGATCAAAAACGAAACTGAACTTTGTTCCGCCGGGCCGAGGAAAAGGCGCTGTTGGTGTGTGCAGAGGAGATAATCTGGTTACAGATTAGCCCCGGTTCCTCCTCGCGTCCCCCTTGGCTCCCGGCGGCCGGAGATGAGTTTCAGACCCTCAGCCTCTCACTGGGGCGtcaggggatttttggggagaattctgtgtgctcacagagccgtggaatggtttgggttgaaatagagcttaaaactcatccagtcCTAAGGGTGGGGACGCTtccactgccccaaaccctgtccaggGATCCCCCACTAAacctgtccccaagtgccacctccacACGGTTTTTAACTCCTCTGCCCATGGTGACTCTGTTccaatgaagaaatttttcctaatccCTCATTGAAcccccctggcccagcctgaggccgtttccccttgtcctgtccctgttccctggagcagagcccgacctggggctgtccagagccagaaattccccctgagcctccttttctcccttcccagctccctcgggaattctccagccccttccccagctccattcccttctccgGATGGATTTCCCTGGCAATTCTATTTCATGTATTTCTCCAAAGAGAAGGGGAAGTTTCCCCCCAGTGCCTGGCCTGGGGATGAACTGGAAATGAGAAGTGACCCATCTGACCTGGTTTTGTGTGACTCAGgctgttttggggctttttttttttgcttttttgggggctgagctcccagccttggagcagagcagtgtctCTCTGAAGTGCTAAAACCTCTTCCTCCTTGCAGGAGGATGTGCCACTTTCTCAGCTTTttaagctggtttttttttttttaaattttatttgttgaACACAAAGAGCTTGGCTGTTcctgggaagggcagtgggGTCAGTTCCTGTGTCCCAATTCCCGGACGTGCTTGTTGAATGATTCCTGGGAGGAGGAATGGCCAGGCTGACGTGAGCTTGGGTGATTTCCTGAGTGCTGAGAGGAGGAGGAACTGCCTCAGGAAGGTTTTCCTGCAACATTTCGCTTTCACAAAGCCTTGTTTGCTTATTCATAgctggggaattttttttttggggggttttccAGGCACTAATGAGCTGCTGTTAATGAGCCAGGACATGTCTGCACACCCCCTTGACCACAAACAGGGGGAGGAAGGAACTAAAAATGTGTCAAGGGCTGAGTTTTACCTCTGAGGAAGCAGAATTTGttttccatccctccctgctcctcagctaAACCCCAAATCTTCCAGGGATGCTCCGAAAATTGGAAATCCAGCAGGAGGAGGACCTGCAGTCGGTGGTGGAGGTGGCTGCCCACGTGTTCAGTGATGGGGTGACAAACTGGGGACGTGTGGTGACCCTCATTGCCTTTGGAGCCTTCGTGGCCAAGCACCTGAAGAGCAtcaagcaggagcagagcatcAGTTCCCTGGCTGGGATCATCACAGATGCTCTGGTGTCCTCCAAACGCCAGTGGCTGGAGAGCCAGGGGGGCTGGGTGAGTcccaaaattctgaattttcccCCAGGGGGGATGGGTGAGTcccaaaattctgaattttcccCCAGGGGGGCTGGGTGAGTcccaaaattctgaattttcccCCAGGGGGGCTGGGTGAGTCccaaattctgaattttcccCCAGGAGGGATGAGTGAGTCCCAAATTCTGAGTTTTTCCCCCAGGGGGGATGGGTGAGTCCCATATTCTGAATTTTCCCCCAGGGGGGCTGGGTGAGTCccaaattctgaattttcccCCCAGGGGGGATGGGTGAGTCCCAGATTCTGAATTTTCCCCCCAGGGGGGATGGGTGAGTCCCAAATTCTGagattttcccaatttttcagcttttcccccAAGGGGGGGCTGGGTGAGTCCCAAATTCTGagattttcccaatttttcagctttttccccCCAGGGGGGCTGGGTGAGTCCCAAATTCTGAGATTTTCCCCCAGGGGGGATGGGTGAGTCccaaattctgaattttcccCCAGGGGGGATGGGTGAGTCCCAAATTCTGAGATTTTCCCCCCAGGGGGGATGGGTGAGTCCCAAATTCTGAGATTTTCCcaatttgggatattttggggctgggggatcaCACTGAGatattttgagatattttggGCTGGGTGACCACCCTGAGATATTTTTTGGGGGATCACAAGGGatattttggggctggggggtcacattgagatattttgggatattttgggctGGGGAAGCACAGGGAATATTTTGGGGTGGAGGACCACACTGAGATAATTTCTGGAGGATCACAGAGGATATTTTAGGGCTGGAGGTTCACACtgagatattttgggatattttggggctggaggaCCACACTGAGATATTTTTTGGGGGATCACAGAGGATGTTACAGGGGATATTTTGAGGCTGGGGGGGTCACACtgagatattttgggatattttagggCTGGGGGTTCACACTGACACACTTTAAGAtattttggggctggaggagcacagaggaTGTCACAGGGGATATTTTAGGGCTGGGGGGTCACACTGAGatattttgagatattttggGCTGGAGGACCACCCTGAGATATTTTTTGGGGGATCACAGAGGATATTTTGAGGCTGGGGGGGTCACATTGAGATATT
This sequence is a window from Oenanthe melanoleuca isolate GR-GAL-2019-014 chromosome 25, OMel1.0, whole genome shotgun sequence. Protein-coding genes within it:
- the MCL1 gene encoding induced myeloid leukemia cell differentiation protein Mcl-1, yielding MFAAKPKTVIGFNLYCGGSAGLGTGGPGLPGTGQHRDPAAAAPSAAAIASGAGPSGADPPRALIGRGAAARSLIGCGAALWRPEQELDGCEPEPERGPAEDSPPGTPPGPPDGLRQDSLELIARYLREVAGEEEPSKKKLFPGLLAGPGRPGAAGDAVMEKALETLRRVGDGVMQKHELAFQGMLRKLEIQQEEDLQSVVEVAAHVFSDGVTNWGRVVTLIAFGAFVAKHLKSIKQEQSISSLAGIITDALVSSKRQWLESQGGWEGFVDFFRVEDLEGSIRKVLMAFAGVAGLGASLAYLAR